One Synechococcus sp. CC9605 genomic window carries:
- the trxA gene encoding thioredoxin — translation MSSAAAVTDASFEQDVLQSDVPVLVDFWAPWCGPCRMVAPIVEEIAKEFDGQIKVFKLNTDENPNVASQYGIRSIPTLMVFKGGQKVDTVVGAVPKATLSGTISKYL, via the coding sequence ATGTCCAGCGCTGCTGCTGTCACCGACGCATCCTTCGAGCAGGACGTGCTCCAAAGCGATGTGCCGGTTCTCGTGGACTTCTGGGCACCCTGGTGCGGACCCTGCCGCATGGTCGCTCCGATTGTGGAAGAGATTGCCAAGGAATTTGACGGTCAGATCAAGGTGTTCAAGCTCAACACCGACGAGAACCCGAACGTGGCCAGCCAGTACGGCATCCGCAGCATCCCGACGCTGATGGTGTTCAAGGGTGGGCAGAAGGTGGACACCGTGGTGGGCGCTGTTCCCAAGGCAACCCTGTCAGGCACCATTTCCAAGTACCTCTGA
- the hisH gene encoding imidazole glycerol phosphate synthase subunit HisH has product MSLNLGLIDYGMGNLHSVEKCLERLDQGCSLINNSDDLEGIDALILPGVGAFDPAMANLRATGLVPHLLRWGQEDRPLLGICLGLQLLFEQSDEGSDPGLGLLGGRVTRLPSKSGERIPHMGWAPLKHHGTCPLLSSDASSEWVYFVHSYAAVPTDRNDLKASAPFGDQEVTAVVWRGRVGACQFHPEKSSDAGEQMLKRWLTWLRNGAEPCP; this is encoded by the coding sequence TTGAGTCTGAACCTCGGGTTAATCGATTACGGCATGGGCAATCTCCACTCTGTGGAGAAGTGCCTCGAGCGTCTTGACCAAGGCTGCTCGTTAATCAATAACTCCGACGATCTGGAGGGCATTGATGCACTGATCCTGCCCGGGGTCGGCGCCTTCGATCCGGCCATGGCCAACCTCAGGGCTACCGGGCTGGTGCCTCATCTGCTGCGCTGGGGCCAGGAGGATCGTCCCTTGCTCGGCATCTGCCTTGGCCTGCAACTGCTGTTCGAGCAGAGCGATGAAGGCAGCGATCCAGGCCTCGGCCTCTTGGGCGGACGGGTGACACGCCTGCCCAGCAAAAGCGGCGAACGTATCCCCCACATGGGCTGGGCTCCGTTGAAGCATCACGGCACCTGCCCGCTGCTCAGCAGCGATGCCTCATCGGAATGGGTGTATTTCGTGCACAGCTACGCCGCTGTTCCCACCGATCGGAACGACCTCAAGGCCTCTGCCCCCTTCGGCGATCAGGAGGTGACTGCTGTGGTCTGGCGGGGCCGCGTCGGCGCCTGCCAGTTCCATCCGGAGAAGTCGTCCGATGCCGGAGAACAGATGCTCAAGCGGTGGTTGACCTGGCTACGCAACGGTGCTGAACCCTGCCCATGA
- the petG gene encoding cytochrome b6-f complex subunit V produces the protein MIEPLLCGIVLGLIPVTLLGLFVAAWNQYRRGGSALGG, from the coding sequence ATGATCGAACCTCTGCTCTGCGGCATCGTTCTGGGTTTGATCCCCGTCACACTTTTGGGTCTGTTCGTGGCGGCATGGAATCAGTACCGCCGTGGTGGCAGCGCTCTGGGGGGCTGA
- a CDS encoding c-type cytochrome, protein MVQPSRIAAESASADANDSSDRGRGLIAALVVSAATACVVLVLWVLGSAQQDPYIKASLELQGAVDHGGQLFRINCAGCHGLAGQGLVGPQLQGVSNQMKDPALVHQIISGETPPMPSFEMEPQSMADLLAYLHTLS, encoded by the coding sequence GTGGTCCAGCCGTCACGAATTGCGGCCGAATCGGCATCAGCTGATGCAAATGATTCGAGCGATCGGGGTCGCGGCCTGATCGCCGCGCTGGTGGTGTCTGCTGCCACGGCTTGCGTGGTGCTGGTGCTCTGGGTTCTGGGGAGCGCCCAGCAGGACCCCTACATCAAGGCCAGCCTTGAGTTGCAGGGGGCCGTTGACCACGGCGGCCAGCTGTTCCGGATCAATTGCGCCGGCTGCCACGGCCTTGCTGGCCAGGGGTTGGTGGGCCCTCAACTTCAGGGCGTCAGCAACCAGATGAAAGATCCAGCGCTGGTGCACCAGATCATCAGCGGCGAGACTCCCCCCATGCCGAGCTTCGAGATGGAACCGCAATCAATGGCCGATCTGCTGGCCTACCTGCACACCCTCAGCTGA
- a CDS encoding RNA methyltransferase, with amino-acid sequence MNAVVVLVEPAGPLNIGSVARLCANFGVSELRLVAPRCDHLSDEAMLMAVHGQALLQAAVVVPDLLTAINDCRRTVGSCGRLDHGEIPLQTPEQALGWLLASDGSSSSSGAPMAMVFGREDRGLSNSELRLCQRVLCLQSGEAYPSLNLSHAVAVVLHELARLNSGTTETRCIEPPSPDPAAAKALSACIEDASDLLLEAGFLLEHTAAARMAKVRDLLQRATVRAEEVALLRGMVRQLRWAIRAKRP; translated from the coding sequence TTGAATGCCGTTGTCGTGCTGGTGGAGCCGGCCGGCCCCCTGAACATCGGAAGCGTGGCCAGGCTCTGCGCCAATTTCGGGGTGAGCGAACTGCGGCTGGTGGCCCCCCGCTGTGACCATCTCAGCGATGAGGCCATGCTGATGGCCGTGCACGGCCAAGCGCTGCTTCAGGCCGCCGTGGTGGTTCCCGACCTGCTGACGGCCATCAACGACTGCCGCCGCACCGTGGGCAGTTGCGGACGCCTGGACCATGGCGAGATCCCCCTGCAAACACCCGAACAGGCCCTGGGTTGGTTGCTGGCCAGCGATGGCAGCAGCTCCAGCTCAGGTGCCCCCATGGCCATGGTGTTTGGACGGGAAGACCGCGGCCTCAGCAACAGTGAGCTGCGGCTCTGCCAGAGGGTTCTCTGCCTGCAGAGCGGGGAGGCCTATCCCTCGCTGAATCTCTCCCACGCCGTGGCGGTGGTGCTGCATGAGTTAGCCCGCCTCAACAGCGGGACCACTGAAACCCGCTGCATCGAGCCCCCCTCGCCGGACCCGGCAGCCGCCAAGGCGCTTTCAGCTTGTATTGAGGATGCCAGCGACCTGCTACTGGAGGCCGGTTTCCTGCTGGAGCACACCGCCGCCGCCCGCATGGCCAAGGTGCGGGATCTGCTGCAACGCGCCACGGTGCGCGCCGAGGAGGTGGCTCTGCTGCGAGGAATGGTGCGCCAACTGCGCTGGGCCATCCGCGCCAAGCGCCCCTAA
- a CDS encoding serine hydrolase, which translates to MSSSRSSRRSAGWKGPAQLILRLMLMGVGLGLLTGSGLRLLAPRVQQQEIALPSWLADQALITTLLGDAVEPPSTENATGNKTASVVAKGLKQARFAPRQEIRALSERWLELAAQQSNLQASAYMLILDDGRFAAMQAERPMAAASSIKTPILLAVLELLDQGTLQWNEPLTLTEELVGGGAGWMASRPLGSRFPTHEVATEMIRVSDNSATNLMIARAGGMEAINARFQELDLPSTMVNNWLPDLDGTNTTSARDLSRAIALVDSGELLAPRSRDLFREVMGTSITNTLLPRGLMRGLGGAQGEPDASLARKGYRVYNKTGDIGIAYADAGLIELPDGRRAVAGFLVEGPFNDPRSTELIRQLAAAMAPHLKPVPVPPKP; encoded by the coding sequence TTGAGCAGCAGTCGTTCGTCACGTCGCTCCGCCGGCTGGAAAGGTCCAGCCCAGCTCATCCTGCGGCTGATGTTGATGGGGGTGGGCCTTGGACTGCTCACCGGCAGCGGCCTGCGGCTACTGGCGCCCCGCGTTCAGCAACAGGAGATCGCACTGCCCAGCTGGCTGGCCGATCAGGCGCTGATCACCACGCTGCTCGGTGACGCCGTGGAGCCGCCCAGTACTGAAAACGCCACTGGGAATAAAACTGCATCTGTCGTAGCGAAGGGACTGAAGCAGGCACGCTTCGCCCCAAGACAGGAAATCAGGGCGCTGTCGGAACGCTGGCTGGAGCTGGCCGCGCAACAGAGCAATCTGCAGGCCAGCGCCTACATGCTGATTCTTGACGACGGGCGCTTTGCAGCCATGCAGGCCGAACGGCCGATGGCTGCCGCCAGCTCGATCAAGACGCCGATCCTGCTTGCAGTGCTGGAACTGCTGGATCAGGGAACACTGCAATGGAACGAACCGCTCACTCTCACCGAGGAGCTGGTGGGGGGAGGCGCCGGTTGGATGGCCTCTCGGCCCCTGGGCAGCCGCTTTCCCACCCATGAGGTGGCCACGGAAATGATCCGGGTGAGCGACAACTCCGCCACCAACCTGATGATTGCCCGGGCGGGGGGAATGGAGGCGATCAACGCCCGCTTTCAAGAGCTGGACCTGCCTTCCACCATGGTGAACAACTGGCTGCCGGATCTCGACGGAACCAACACCACCAGTGCCAGAGATCTCAGCCGGGCAATTGCCTTGGTGGATAGCGGTGAGCTGCTGGCTCCCCGCAGCCGGGATCTGTTTCGCGAGGTAATGGGCACGTCGATCACCAACACGCTGCTGCCCAGGGGCTTGATGCGCGGCCTCGGCGGCGCCCAGGGCGAACCGGACGCAAGCCTGGCCCGCAAGGGGTACCGCGTTTACAACAAAACAGGTGACATCGGCATCGCCTACGCCGATGCCGGGCTGATCGAACTCCCCGACGGACGACGCGCAGTGGCGGGATTCCTGGTGGAGGGCCCCTTCAACGACCCCCGATCCACCGAATTGATCCGTCAGCTCGCCGCCGCCATGGCACCGCACCTCAAACCCGTCCCTGTTCCGCCCAAGCCATGA
- a CDS encoding DUF3370 domain-containing protein — MKLAPLFSAAWLAVAAMPGAAEVIERQQSVRPLPGGLDSVLMVNDNNPELIEDDGILISTFPDGEAASVPVVLNGRFDLFSHHVYAGDAEGSPSSTLWLAVLAAPLGTAPVTLQLLAGSTSLSQATGPGQTQAPFLPLPSLMPETIDVVAAGPGSRVAGDLLAGRSAAELTNRRWSLAPGTPTQLLLLPIPVAGLDPLLNGRNLQLRFHSSGPVAMATLAAHGEDGKAPSEQHWLQLLMDQRMSSKEHQPTPRGSKGKIIYSRVSGVQIGSSWRARVTDPGSPVLAAPSAPISWPISSLERGTLSTNQVQTAELKSFYPGTAWAAHGNYGVEYDLTLPLKNTGSAAVTLQLSLDSPLKGNSTTSLLRFRDDLNGPVMFRGPVQTTGLEDPEGVSKGRQAQHLVLRQGQQGPSLGQLMLKPGEAKQVRVRLVYPADATPPQVITVQPVKQS, encoded by the coding sequence ATGAAGCTCGCTCCGCTGTTTTCTGCTGCCTGGCTGGCTGTTGCAGCCATGCCCGGCGCTGCGGAGGTGATTGAGCGTCAGCAGAGCGTTCGCCCCCTGCCAGGAGGCCTCGACAGCGTGTTGATGGTGAACGACAACAACCCCGAGCTGATCGAGGACGACGGCATCCTGATCTCAACCTTCCCCGATGGGGAGGCGGCGTCGGTGCCGGTGGTGCTCAACGGTCGCTTTGACCTGTTCAGCCACCACGTGTACGCCGGTGATGCGGAGGGCAGCCCCAGCTCAACCCTCTGGCTGGCGGTGCTGGCGGCTCCGCTGGGGACCGCTCCTGTGACCCTGCAGCTGCTCGCAGGCAGCACCTCGCTCTCGCAGGCCACTGGGCCTGGCCAGACCCAGGCCCCCTTCCTGCCCTTGCCGAGCCTGATGCCAGAAACCATCGACGTGGTGGCGGCAGGACCCGGCAGCCGTGTGGCCGGAGATCTGTTGGCCGGCCGCAGCGCAGCGGAACTCACCAACCGTCGCTGGAGCCTGGCTCCCGGCACACCCACCCAGCTGCTGCTGTTGCCCATTCCCGTGGCCGGTCTCGATCCCCTGCTGAACGGCCGCAACCTGCAACTGCGCTTCCACAGCTCCGGCCCAGTGGCCATGGCCACCCTGGCCGCTCACGGTGAAGACGGAAAGGCTCCAAGCGAGCAGCACTGGCTGCAGCTTCTCATGGACCAACGCATGAGCAGCAAGGAGCATCAACCCACCCCCCGGGGCAGCAAGGGCAAGATCATTTATTCGCGGGTAAGCGGTGTTCAGATCGGCAGCAGCTGGCGGGCGCGCGTCACCGACCCGGGCAGCCCGGTGCTGGCCGCACCCTCGGCCCCCATCTCCTGGCCGATCAGCAGCCTGGAGCGCGGCACCCTGTCCACCAACCAGGTGCAAACCGCGGAACTCAAAAGCTTTTATCCCGGCACCGCCTGGGCGGCCCACGGCAACTACGGGGTGGAATACGACCTCACCCTGCCGCTGAAAAACACTGGCTCAGCCGCGGTGACTCTGCAGCTGTCGCTGGATTCGCCCCTCAAGGGCAACAGCACCACCTCCCTGCTGCGCTTCCGCGATGACCTCAACGGCCCGGTGATGTTCCGCGGGCCTGTGCAGACAACGGGTCTGGAGGATCCAGAGGGTGTTTCCAAGGGACGCCAGGCCCAGCACCTGGTGCTGCGCCAGGGGCAGCAGGGGCCTTCCCTGGGACAGCTGATGCTCAAGCCAGGGGAAGCCAAGCAGGTGCGCGTTCGCCTGGTCTATCCCGCTGATGCAACGCCACCGCAGGTCATCACCGTGCAGCCTGTGAAACAATCCTGA
- the bchI gene encoding magnesium chelatase ATPase subunit I: MTAPRKRRVFPFTAVIGQEEMKLALLLNVIDPRIGGVMIMGDRGTGKSTTIRALADLLPDIDVVAGDPYNSSASDPDLQSSEVRERMQQGETLSTEPRQVPMVDLPLGATEDRLCGTIDIEKALSEGVRAFEPGLLAKANRGLLYVDEVNLLDDHLVDVLLDSAASGWNTVEREGVSVRHPARFVLIGSGNPEEGELRPQLLDRFGMSVEVRTVRDPELRVQVVDQRTSFDSDPDGFSTAVEGNQNALQQRVVEAQQRLDQVTIDEDLRLRISAVCGELDVDGLRGDIVTNRAARALAAFEGRTEVSEEDVARVASCCLRHRLRKDPLEQVDSGDRVVKVFCKVFERSESSDRADFELALAA, from the coding sequence GTGACTGCACCCCGGAAGCGCAGGGTTTTCCCCTTCACTGCGGTGATCGGTCAAGAGGAGATGAAGCTGGCCCTGCTTCTCAACGTGATCGATCCGCGCATCGGCGGCGTGATGATCATGGGAGACCGTGGCACCGGCAAATCCACCACGATCCGTGCCTTAGCTGATCTGCTGCCGGACATCGACGTTGTCGCCGGCGATCCCTACAACAGCTCGGCCAGCGATCCCGACCTGCAGAGCAGTGAGGTGCGCGAGCGGATGCAACAGGGGGAAACCCTGAGCACCGAACCGCGGCAGGTGCCGATGGTGGACCTGCCCCTCGGTGCAACGGAAGACCGCCTCTGCGGCACCATCGACATCGAGAAAGCCCTGAGCGAAGGCGTGCGCGCCTTTGAGCCCGGTCTGCTGGCCAAGGCCAACCGCGGCCTGCTCTACGTGGATGAGGTGAACCTGCTCGACGACCACCTCGTCGACGTGCTTCTTGATTCAGCAGCCTCCGGTTGGAACACCGTGGAACGGGAAGGCGTCTCCGTGCGCCACCCCGCCCGTTTCGTGTTGATTGGCTCCGGCAACCCCGAGGAAGGCGAACTCCGCCCCCAGCTGCTCGACCGTTTCGGCATGAGCGTGGAAGTGCGCACCGTGCGCGATCCGGAGCTGCGGGTGCAGGTGGTGGACCAGCGCACCTCCTTCGACAGCGACCCCGATGGCTTCAGCACCGCCGTGGAGGGCAATCAAAACGCCCTGCAACAGCGGGTGGTGGAGGCCCAGCAACGCCTCGACCAGGTGACCATTGATGAGGACCTGCGCCTGCGCATCTCCGCCGTCTGCGGCGAGCTGGATGTGGATGGTCTGCGTGGTGACATCGTTACCAACCGTGCCGCCCGGGCCCTGGCCGCCTTCGAGGGACGCACGGAAGTGAGCGAGGAAGACGTGGCCCGCGTGGCCTCCTGCTGCCTCCGTCACCGGCTGCGCAAGGACCCCCTGGAGCAGGTGGATTCCGGCGACCGGGTGGTGAAGGTGTTCTGCAAGGTGTTTGAGCGCAGCGAGAGCAGCGACCGCGCTGATTTCGAACTGGCCCTCGCCGCCTGA
- the ruvC gene encoding crossover junction endodeoxyribonuclease RuvC yields the protein MRILGIDPGLARVGYGVIDIQDGCQRMLDCGIIQTNSDRSDGDRMVEIAGDLRQLIRIWRPELAAVEKFFFYRSSNTINVVQARGVVVMTLARFKIPMVEFPPMQIKLAVAGFGHAEKDEVLEAVMRELSLEEPPRPDDAADALAVALTAWLQR from the coding sequence ATGCGGATCCTCGGCATCGACCCGGGCCTCGCCCGGGTGGGCTACGGGGTGATCGACATCCAGGACGGATGCCAGCGCATGCTTGATTGCGGCATCATCCAGACAAATTCCGATCGCTCCGATGGTGATCGCATGGTGGAGATCGCTGGCGACCTGCGCCAGCTGATCAGGATCTGGCGGCCGGAACTGGCGGCCGTGGAGAAGTTTTTCTTCTACCGATCCAGCAACACCATCAATGTTGTTCAGGCGCGCGGCGTGGTGGTGATGACCCTGGCCCGCTTCAAGATCCCGATGGTGGAATTCCCTCCCATGCAGATCAAGCTCGCCGTGGCGGGGTTCGGCCATGCCGAGAAGGATGAAGTGCTGGAGGCGGTGATGCGGGAGTTGAGCCTGGAGGAACCGCCCCGACCGGATGATGCGGCCGATGCCCTGGCGGTGGCGCTGACGGCCTGGTTGCAGCGATGA
- a CDS encoding 5-formyltetrahydrofolate cyclo-ligase encodes MSSKPTLRRHFKAQRHLGETATRSIQEAVAALIGQSNCGSRYVGIYWPLPGEADVRPLRDGRHPPLALPVADGCGGLIYRSWGEDPLQPDGCGIPAPAAGDALKPDQLALLLVPALAVDGAGIRLGYGGGYYDRLRADPAWAAVPAWVVLPSTCLAAEALPREPWDVPFTGWITEQGAGRPA; translated from the coding sequence ATGAGCAGCAAGCCAACCCTGCGCCGTCACTTCAAAGCCCAGCGTCATCTGGGAGAAACAGCCACGCGATCCATCCAGGAGGCCGTGGCGGCGCTGATCGGCCAGTCCAACTGCGGCAGCCGCTATGTGGGGATCTACTGGCCCCTGCCAGGGGAAGCAGATGTGCGGCCGCTGCGGGATGGTCGCCATCCGCCCTTGGCCTTGCCGGTGGCCGATGGCTGCGGCGGACTCATCTACCGGAGCTGGGGTGAGGACCCGCTTCAGCCTGATGGCTGCGGCATTCCCGCTCCTGCCGCAGGAGACGCTCTGAAACCCGATCAGCTGGCGCTGCTGCTGGTGCCGGCGCTGGCGGTGGACGGCGCGGGAATCCGCCTTGGCTACGGCGGTGGGTATTACGACCGGCTCAGAGCTGATCCCGCCTGGGCTGCCGTTCCGGCCTGGGTTGTGCTGCCATCAACCTGCCTTGCGGCCGAGGCATTGCCCCGCGAGCCCTGGGATGTTCCCTTCACCGGCTGGATCACGGAACAGGGTGCTGGTCGGCCCGCCTGA
- a CDS encoding SufE family protein — MATSTGSDALDRMVERLGGTADPKRRYEYVLWLAKKLAPMPAEAQTDDIKVKGCVSQVFVRGALNQGVMRWQGDSDALITKGLLALLIQGLDGLTPAQVQAVDPAFIAATGLQASLTPSRANGFLNILLAMQEQARQLES; from the coding sequence ATGGCCACCAGCACCGGCAGTGACGCCCTCGACCGGATGGTGGAGCGTTTGGGCGGCACCGCCGATCCAAAACGCCGCTACGAGTACGTGCTCTGGTTGGCCAAGAAGCTCGCTCCCATGCCGGCCGAGGCGCAGACCGACGACATCAAGGTGAAGGGATGTGTGTCGCAGGTTTTTGTGCGGGGTGCCCTCAATCAGGGAGTGATGCGCTGGCAGGGAGACTCCGATGCGCTGATCACCAAGGGACTGCTGGCGTTGTTGATCCAGGGGCTGGATGGATTGACGCCAGCCCAGGTGCAGGCGGTGGACCCGGCCTTCATTGCGGCAACGGGCCTGCAGGCCAGCCTGACGCCCTCCCGCGCCAATGGCTTCCTCAACATCCTCCTGGCCATGCAGGAGCAGGCCCGTCAACTGGAAAGCTGA
- a CDS encoding homoserine dehydrogenase: MAAKVGVGLLGLGTVGGGVASILQNPSERHPLVGELELIRVAVRDLNRPRPVALDESLLTTDPSAVIQDPAVDVVVEVIGGLEPARSLILQAIAAGKSVVTANKAVIARHGQEIAEAAAAAGVYVLIEAAVGGGIPIIEPLKQSLGGNRINRVSGIINGTTNYILTRMAEEGAAYDAVLKDAQELGYAEADPAADVDGLDAADKIAILATLAFGGSVDRAAVPTDGISGLQGVDVDYANQLGYGVKLLAVAERMAESGDPLPLSLRVQPTLVPKDHPLAGVNGVNNAILVEGDPIGRVMFYGPGAGAGPTASAVVADILNIAGIRQASEGPGKVDPLLAASSWRPCSLVDSGDIRQRHYVRFKTKDAPGVIGNVGGCFGQRNVSIQSIVQFNASDAGAEIVVITHEVSQRQMNEALDAIQALPEVSGLAAHLGCL, translated from the coding sequence ATGGCAGCAAAGGTCGGCGTGGGTCTGCTGGGACTGGGCACGGTTGGCGGCGGAGTCGCTTCGATCCTCCAGAACCCCAGCGAACGTCACCCTCTGGTGGGTGAACTGGAGCTGATCCGTGTTGCCGTCCGCGATCTGAACCGTCCCCGGCCCGTCGCCCTGGATGAAAGCCTGCTTACCACCGACCCATCGGCGGTGATTCAGGACCCAGCCGTGGACGTGGTGGTGGAGGTGATCGGTGGCCTGGAGCCGGCCCGCAGCCTGATTCTCCAGGCGATTGCAGCCGGCAAATCCGTGGTGACCGCCAACAAGGCCGTGATCGCACGCCACGGTCAGGAAATTGCTGAAGCCGCGGCCGCTGCCGGGGTGTACGTGCTGATCGAGGCCGCCGTTGGTGGCGGCATTCCCATCATTGAGCCGCTGAAGCAGTCCCTAGGGGGCAACCGCATCAACCGCGTCAGCGGCATCATCAACGGCACCACCAACTACATCCTCACCCGCATGGCTGAGGAGGGGGCCGCCTATGACGCGGTGCTCAAGGATGCCCAGGAGCTGGGCTACGCCGAAGCCGATCCGGCAGCGGATGTGGACGGACTTGACGCGGCCGACAAGATCGCAATCCTGGCCACCCTGGCCTTCGGCGGCAGCGTGGATCGGGCTGCTGTTCCCACAGACGGCATCAGTGGCCTGCAGGGCGTGGATGTGGATTACGCCAATCAACTGGGCTATGGCGTGAAGCTGCTGGCCGTGGCCGAGCGCATGGCCGAAAGCGGCGATCCCCTGCCCCTCTCCCTGCGGGTGCAGCCCACGCTGGTGCCCAAGGACCACCCACTGGCGGGCGTGAACGGGGTCAACAACGCCATTCTTGTGGAAGGTGACCCTATCGGCCGGGTGATGTTCTACGGCCCTGGAGCAGGAGCCGGCCCGACCGCCTCTGCGGTGGTGGCCGACATCCTCAACATCGCTGGCATCCGCCAGGCCAGTGAAGGACCTGGGAAGGTGGATCCTTTGCTGGCCGCCAGCAGCTGGCGGCCCTGCTCTCTCGTCGACTCAGGCGACATTCGCCAACGCCACTATGTGCGTTTCAAGACAAAAGACGCCCCTGGCGTGATCGGCAACGTGGGCGGCTGCTTCGGCCAACGCAACGTGTCGATCCAATCGATCGTGCAGTTCAACGCCAGCGACGCCGGCGCCGAGATCGTTGTGATCACTCACGAAGTGAGCCAACGCCAGATGAATGAAGCGCTCGACGCCATTCAGGCATTGCCGGAGGTGTCTGGCCTGGCTGCTCATCTGGGTTGCCTCTAG
- a CDS encoding ABC transporter substrate-binding protein, whose amino-acid sequence MALALAITQMGCQAPPPTSRITVASAGRISSLDPAQASTLGATQLISALGDPLYRLRRDGSLEPRLAASPPVLSDGGRTVTVPLRTDVRFHDGTPFNAAAMAFSLRRFLEIGTLSYVVGDRIAAVEEADSHTLRLRLSRPSTSLQGLLTSINLTPISPTAYSKHQDRFLHDRFVGTGPYKLTRFSEHQQRLEPFAAYWGEAPRNNGLDLISLSNSTALYGALRSGEVDLLLSASIDEDQRHTLHERASAGELHESVGPAMEIGYITLLSNQKPFQDPNLRRALAVSLDRTEISERVSYGLRRPLKALVPPSLAGGAMAPWPEHNPDQARKLLQAAGYCNGSPLHFPLTFRSNVPADKLLALTWQAQVQRDLSDCLVLDLDGVESTTIYRQLGEGAFKAVMLDWRGSYPDPEAYLTPLLSCTSVEGDICMTGEAAISGSFWSAPGLQTALLESDTLTGDARRAALDRVDHLSANGAAYIPVWLDSPRAWAQLNLSPPQFDGSGQLMLAELKRRSDKSTRN is encoded by the coding sequence ATGGCCTTGGCCCTGGCCATCACCCAGATGGGGTGTCAGGCCCCACCCCCCACCAGCCGCATCACGGTGGCCTCAGCGGGCCGAATCAGTTCCCTGGATCCAGCCCAGGCCAGCACCCTCGGCGCCACGCAGCTGATCAGCGCCCTGGGGGATCCCCTTTATCGCCTCAGGCGGGATGGCTCACTAGAACCCCGCCTGGCGGCATCGCCCCCCGTTCTGAGTGATGGCGGTCGCACCGTCACGGTTCCCCTGCGCACCGATGTGCGTTTTCACGATGGAACGCCGTTCAATGCCGCAGCCATGGCCTTCAGCCTGCGGCGTTTCCTCGAGATCGGAACCCTCAGCTACGTGGTGGGCGACCGGATTGCGGCGGTTGAGGAAGCCGACAGCCACACCCTGCGGCTGCGCCTCAGTCGCCCCTCCACATCCCTGCAGGGCCTGCTGACCTCGATCAACCTCACCCCGATCTCACCAACGGCCTACAGCAAACACCAGGATCGATTTCTGCACGACCGCTTTGTGGGGACAGGCCCCTACAAACTCACTCGCTTCAGCGAACATCAGCAACGATTGGAGCCCTTTGCGGCGTATTGGGGGGAAGCACCACGCAACAACGGCCTGGATCTGATCTCACTGAGCAACTCCACGGCGCTCTATGGGGCGTTGCGCAGTGGCGAGGTGGATCTGCTGCTCTCCGCCTCGATCGACGAAGACCAGCGCCACACCCTGCATGAACGGGCCAGCGCGGGGGAGCTGCATGAGTCGGTGGGTCCAGCGATGGAGATCGGCTACATCACCCTGTTGAGCAACCAGAAACCGTTCCAGGACCCCAACCTCAGGCGGGCCCTCGCCGTCAGTCTCGATCGAACGGAGATCAGTGAACGGGTGAGCTACGGGCTGCGCCGTCCATTGAAGGCACTGGTGCCTCCCAGCCTGGCCGGCGGCGCCATGGCCCCATGGCCCGAACACAACCCCGATCAGGCCCGCAAGCTGCTCCAGGCAGCGGGCTACTGCAACGGCAGCCCCTTGCACTTTCCGCTCACCTTCCGCTCCAACGTGCCCGCCGACAAATTGCTAGCCCTCACCTGGCAGGCCCAGGTGCAACGGGACCTCTCCGATTGCCTGGTGTTGGATCTGGATGGCGTCGAGTCGACCACCATCTACCGCCAGCTGGGGGAGGGTGCCTTCAAAGCCGTGATGCTGGATTGGCGCGGAAGCTACCCCGATCCAGAGGCCTATCTGACGCCACTGTTGAGCTGCACGTCAGTGGAGGGTGACATCTGCATGACTGGAGAAGCAGCGATCAGCGGCAGCTTCTGGAGCGCTCCCGGATTGCAGACCGCCCTGCTGGAATCCGACACGCTGACGGGGGATGCCCGCCGCGCCGCCCTGGACCGTGTGGATCATCTTTCCGCCAACGGTGCCGCCTACATCCCCGTCTGGCTGGATTCCCCTCGAGCCTGGGCCCAGCTGAACCTCAGCCCTCCACAATTTGACGGCAGCGGCCAGTTGATGCTCGCTGAACTGAAGCGACGTTCAGACAAGTCGACACGGAACTGA